atatatatacattgtctAGTTATTTTTGTAGAAAGGAAACTAGTTTTGAAGGATTGTACATTTCATTAGCTTTCTTATGATAGAATCATTTCATGTTTTGAAAATGACGTTGATCGTATATCATCTGTGAGTGGTCTGGTGTTAACTTGTACTACCTTTGTTCTTAATCAGCATTCTTTTTCCAATTTATAATATTGTTAATTAAGAATTTATATATGTTGAAatacttaatttattaatctcTTTAAAGTGTATAGTTGtctaaatcttttttaaaaattctcacGGTTCCAAAGCCACCATAATGTTGGTGagaagaaatatcaaatattacattgtatatatatacatagaaagCATAAAGAAATATTACATGCTCATGGTATTCTATTGTATTTAAGATTTGTATAATGTCATTAAGACAATGacccatatatataaaacaccTGTCGGTTGAACATGTGCGAGATGGACCAACCTATATTAGTGATGTCTTAACGGCATGGAGGTATTTGAGTTCTATACAACTAATCTTTTCTTCCTTGACTTTGTTACACCCTAAAAAACAAATTCGCAAAATATTAGATAATAGAGAAAAGGGAGTCAGATCAGTGAATCCCAAAATACTATTGAGATCGATCGAGACACAGGTTCTAGGAGATGACTTCAATCTATAACTTTAGATacaatcttatatatattgcaaataaCAGAAACTACAGTCTCCATATATTATCATTCTTTGACTCAATCTTCGGAGTTAGACTGATATGCATGTATGTAATTCCCACTTGTTTGGCAAAGCTTAGAGAAAGAACATCAAACACGCACATACCGTGGAAACAATATACATCTATATATCAACCCAAccagaaaatgtaaaatgagaGCATATAAAACTAGATTAATTTACATGCTAATCTAGTATTTCAATATTGATTTCAAAACTCCATCCACgtgttttcttatttacaaaataaaaaaaaaaaaagatttctggACCCATTTCGATGATATTTTCcatgataaaatattattaaattgcTTGACAAtgtaaatatatcatattaaattcaatttgatctaaatttcaaaatataatttattacccTTTTAATAATAATGGATATGGATACAAGTTTTctaacattagaaaaaaaaaaatgtccatCTGTCTATACaagagactatatatataccaaagtCTTACTAAATGAGAtaagtataataatattaatttcatagTAATTTTTACCACCAAAAAaatgagataataaaaatatctaagaaGCTCTCACACACGTGTATGTTGCGCTTAGCCTATGTGCCTAACTACTACGCACGTGTGTACAgcatatgtgtgtatatatatataagtttgctAAAACGCatattcttcttattctctatCATCATCTCACcgtctttttttaatttcgtcttcCTCATCCTTCTCCTCTCTGAACCTCTCTAActaaggtctctctctctctttctctctcaaccTAATTATCTTCTTTTATAACTTAGATTAATTCTAAAATGcagttttaattttgattattttacttcaattgattgttttgttctgtAAATTAATTTGATCGGAACCGAATTAGGAATTTGACAGAAGAAATGGCGACGGATTACAACAGAGCCGatgatttcttattttctcagcaacaacaagaggtaattttattatatctcatttttattcggcgatttttttttttttttttattctctgatttcttgattttttttaagccATGGATTGGTGGTGCAATGTTTtaggtaatttttattttatgtaaggTAGATAAGATATTAACGTTTTGATGAAAATGAATATACGGTTCAGAATCactcttaaaaaaatatggtaTTGAATTGtatcaaatataattaaatgtttattccatttttttaaaatatgttttaagaaaaagttTTGACTACAAGtctaaattaatttgataattattagGGTCGGATTAGTAAGTCAACaagtcaaaacatttttttatttattgtgtgTGGTAAATTACCAAACCTAATCGTCGGCAAATTTTAACGACGGCGTACACgtttcttttcatctttcttctacATTTCAAACATTGTTTCACATTTTCtagtcaaaattaaaaaaactaaatacgTTAATTTTACGACATTTTTTAATGAATGGTCgaacttttttaatttgtcgGATGCAAGATATTTCTGGTAGGAATTGTTTCCCTTACATAAAATCTTATGATAAGATATTTTAATGTAACGGACGGTCGTAAACTATAAGCTCATATTCAACTTTTAGAAACCCCCTTGGCAAAATCAACGGTTTACTGAATTGCCACGTAGTACGTGTGATGACACCTGTCCTCTATCCGGTTTGATCCGGTCCATATGAAAAATGTCGATTTCGTTTTGGTCTGATGCATTTCCATTATGTTTTCTGtccgattgtttttttttaacaacaatcGAAATAATCGGTTTAGTAAATTAAACCCTTTTTGTTAACCAATCGGTATTACGAAGCACTGGTATAGAAATTTGTTTTCCGGTTAAAGAATTGTCGGTAGGCGTTTCATGAATGACTCATTCTTTTTTTGCCTCTTCTAATTAAAGCTATAGACTTAAATTATTGAACTTTCcgatttgttttggtgtttgtcATTAGTGTACCACTGGTGCAAATAAATACGGAGGACTTGTGCCAAAGAAAAAGCCTCTTATCTCTAAGGTGAATCATCTTTAACTTTTAAGTAACCCacttattttcatatttattcgTATGATCGTTAGTTGTTGTTAATTATTGCTTAACAAACTTAAAAATCAACGCAGGACTACAAACGCGCTTTCTTTGATTCAGCAGATTGGGCTTTGCACAAGgtatatattatcaatttatGCAATATATCTAACTGTAATTTAAACATTCATATTTCAATCTTTTTGACATGTTGAAAGCATTCTTGTAATGGTTTTTACTATCTAATTGATATTTCCACAGCAAGAAGCAAGTATAGATGAGAGAACAATAGCGGCAATAGAAAATCTAAGACCCAAATTACAGGTAAATAATGCTTAATTAAATCTACTTAGAGCAGTAATTGCATTTGGTTAATACTCTTAGTTATTCAACGAAGTTTTGTTCCgttgtaatttattttcagaGAACGCCTCGCAAGCAACTTCCCCCTAGAAGACCCACATGTGCATCTGGTCATGAGAGTTTGGTGAGAAAATAAGTTGATTTTAATTACTCACTTAACAAATccttatgtgttttttttttcgacaactaatgtgttttcttcattttatcATTTGAGTAAATGTAAATGCAATTTTTTTAGAAcagatatttataaaaattgttttaataattgcAGACAGAGTCGAGCTTTTAGGGTACAAGGAAAAGGGTTTTGATGTGGAACTGGAACGTGATTGGTTTGGTAGTGAGCCTGCCTACTCACGTGTTTCATGTTTCCATTAAAACTTGTATGCAAAAGTTGTTcggtttttttttcactcttggTTCATAAAATACTTGTCGTTTCAATAAATATCGCAGACAATTGTtgctgtttcttttctttcttttcttgtttgttcCATAACCATTCACAGCATAAATGAGACAACACCACACAAAAGTTGAAAACCAGTAACCTagaaagtacaaatcaatgatcatttaagttttaaattataactcTTTAATTGTCTTCATATATAGTTATCTGTTTTGGGTTAAGCCTAATACAACCATATTTATACCTGCACTCCATTAGCTAGTGATTGTGTTTCCACTAACCTATCTTAGCTTACTGCTTAACAAACATAACCTCATTCTACATGGGCATGTATGGCCCAACAATGGCCTCATTCTACTCGTTTGTTGATAAGTTTGAAATTCTTATTCGTGTCATCTCCTTGAGGAATTAATTAGTCATGTGAGCTATCAACAATGACATTAACGATGCGGATGTGACCTTGTCAAGTGCAACCCTCAAGACATTAACGATATCTTCCCATTCAATAAGCATTTTGTCATTTGATACACCGAGTCTCATTTCCTTTATGTATGATGGTTATTATGTGCCGGACAATCTAGTAggaaatatgacaaaaaaaccTCTTTGATGCTCATATGCCCGTCTGTTTAATGGAAGAGGATCTCGAGGCTCGAGCTAGTTGTAACCAGATCATGATGATTGGTTAGAGGTGTAAAAAAGCTCATTTGCCAATCATATACAAAGATAGTGGCCATATATATTTGATACTTTGTCTCGGGAGGACAAAGGTCGTTTGCTCACATCTTGTCCGATGAAGATGTTAGAGATAAGATTCAAGAGTTTCGAGGAACAATTAATGAAAGAGACGCACATGATAAATTAAGCATATTTCTTGGACAATTTTTTCGTGtttgaaggagatgatgaatATCTACGTTAAAGAGAATGATCGTGAAGTGCATGGACATTATTTATCTTAGAGATGTTGGAACAGTACAACAACGAGCTATCAAGTAGCGATATCAAGCTCATTGGATAAGAAGAGGACTGCAAAATGAAGTCATGAAATTTGACTTCGGTTCTTTTGTTTAAACTGTAAGAAATACGAATAAAGAAGTCAACTCAAAAGTAAAGGACGaatctaaaaaaatctcaaaagtaAACgaccaataataaaatagtacatgaataaaaaataaaaataaaagtttatcaTGCGGTATATTACATAGCTTATATATAGCTtaaatgtgattttaaaatcataatttagttataaacttatatatagcTTAATTAAAGAGagatatatgtaatttaaaaagatgtatattacacttatatatataacttaattaaataatcaaaataaagatATGTACAACGTAATTCAAGCCGACCGCTCCTTAAAACATTATTCCACAATGAAAGGCGGTCCATGTGTATAATTTGCTTTAAAtacgcaattttttttttgttttaaagggAAGACGCCAAAAATTATttaagggggtgtattcaacttgacattttaagtgatttgtgtaaaatttacgaattctatgttattcaatcatggattttaaaaagtctattaaaatctactgttattgaactgatgatttaaaaatctactttaaaatccattaaaattcactgttattgaactgatgatttaaaaatctactttaaaatccactgttattcaaaacagttttgtggattaggattttaataatttttaggattatggaggatttgtttagttaaaaatacataaatctaaatctcatggttttaggtgggatttgaaagaattttacagaaaatcatatgaacttccctaaaatctatcaaaattctaaatttcctaaatcctaTCAAATTccccaaaatcatggtttgaatacaccccccttagtcTGTTGATTGGTGACCCACAtgcgttttttttcttttttcttttgtcaattcTGCTTTTCTCTATGTCACCACTTACCCTCTTAGGTAGTGAATGGGAGCGGCGTATTTGTAAAAAGTGGGACGGTTTCTTATGGATGTGATTTCAGTTCACCAATCAACTTAGGTAGTGAATGGGAGTGGCGTATTTGTAAAAAGTGGGACGGTTTGTTATGGATGTGATTTGAGTTCACCAATCAACTTAACTTTTTTAAGATGCGGTGCGTTTTTTACtttgttcataaaaaaataaaagttcaaaGTGCGGttcaatttttgaaagaaaaactgaaaaacgCATTGAACAGTAATAACGCTCATATTTCATTTGACTTGTAATTTACAGTATAAAGGATTTGACTTAAAAAATCAGAATTCAGATGTGGTTTTAATTATGGGTTTGTAACTTgcaaacatatacatataaggTCCGAATGGTGACAACGGATTTGGTTGTGCGTGATAAACAATTTAATAGTGCGGTACGGTTTAATTGCGGTTTGTGCGggaaaaatatatttgcgggacaagtgcggttagaaaaaataaattatacataataaattattgaaagatgataaaaacaacaaatagtGCATATTACAAATTATAgatgaatatattaatattttatatagttgtaaattattatttgttttgggcttaagaaaaacattttcatgCATTTATGAACTTTAAAAACCCAATTTATTAGaaggaaaaatttaattatttgacatatatattttaaatcaagtaaaataaaaaaaattatatgtttatgtaaagaagtatattatatatatatatgtgtatatctACCCatatattaaagattttttttacaaaaaaaaaaatataaaaaccgTACTTTAAACAGTTTTACCCTCTTCTAATTTGATGCGGGTAGACCACACCGCTTTCTGTAgagaaaaacaaccaaaatctatatatttttgttatgtatatattacGAGATTTTACTTAAATATTATTAGTTACTAAATTAGGCCCGCGTATTAACgtgaatataagaaaaatatgtgaaattttaaattgtactcaaaatattaattttatttcatttttctaaaacaggatttagagttcacacactccatatttattaaattttttaattttttaatttcttataatttacaaatatgttaaaacaaagtttttgtataacacataacaaaatctttaattgttaaaattgacacgtgccgcgatcacatgagttactcactttgaaaaccaaagtttatataataacataatattgaatatgttatcaaatcattcaccgattgaaaaacttaagaaagttacattagtttcttattttgattatcttatttttcttatattatgttaatcactaattttaacacatgaaacctttttatactttaatcacttttctgtataaatttatttttactatatgattataataaataacaactgcatttaaattgcaaatattttccttattaaatgcacatattttcctattgaaattagtaaattaatagataactttcttattagaattagtgatataatagattacttttggttttatatacatttcaaaaatattatttgtaatcattttatttttcggatttcttaattttcctataattattatataaaatttattttcacacatgtcaaaatattattgatatatttgacacatgtcgcgattatatgaattactaattttgaaaactaaagtttatataataagatagggAAAACTGTCGTTTAAActatgaactttcaaattttggccatttaaaccatgaactttcaaattttggccatttaaaccatgaactttatTGTaagccatttaaaacatcaacttttgttgactagcttttttaaacatgaaatttcattgaccaagccaaaaaagaaagttcatggtttaaatagccaatatttgaaagttcatggtttaaatgacatttttcctaATAAGATATTGTGTTAGTGTGTTTTTTGTGCAAATATGTGATATTTGTGTGATTGGTGTATTTTGTTTGATCCGTCCCGCAACATTCGAATTTCGTCCCGCTTAACTGCTGTCATTCGCTACCATAATCTGATCAGTTggtcaagaaaataaaagaaatttagaGATTACTTAAAATCATTCCATTTAgctaattccaaaaaaaaagtgtagagaAAGCATTGAAGTGGGATCTGTGtcatttccttttaaaaatacACACTATGTATCATACACTCCAGTTTGAGTAAGTTACCCTTGATCCAAAAATCTTGGGAATATTTATGTAGAGTTTACTTCCTCTTGTAGCATTTAATTTTCCTGcagtaaattttgaaaatgaaaaagaagtttAACAACAAAAGTGTAGAAAGcaatgaatattattattgatcaTAACTTCAcctacaaatatatttttttatgtagagGTTACTTGTCTCTTGTATGGTAATCATCTACTTTTTGCTAACCggaaatttataataatgaaAGCAATCATAAAAAACTttgattcataatttttaaacctTAACAATTAACttcacttcaaaaaaaaattacaatttagaAAAGTAACCGGACCAATCAAAGAATATGACATCATGTTAATATTAAAGTGATGTTTTAATAACGTTGGAAAAATAGCCTTGCAGTATTTAATCTTCTTGTACGTACAGtaagttttgaaaatgattttttacaaagAAAGTGTAGAAAGCAATGAAGTCTAATAATTGGTAATGGTAGACGTAGAATTCCTAAAAGTGTTTGGCTTATATGTAACTGTTGGTAGAGTATTCATATTCAAGGATGCATCAGTTTTCTAGTGATATTCAATGATGgtcttaataatatttattatccTTAAACTAGCTTGATACTAAATATAgcttattaaatatatttaaacttttgttcATATTCATAGATTATCTCTTAAACttatattaattatgatttttatataagttCATAGAtggtcttttgtttttgttcatttttttaaatagaaaaaactaaaatctgaTGTGGCAAAATTTAATTGGCCAAGTGACTTgtaatttatagtataaaggatttgacttaaataaaaatctaaattaattatggattgtaacttgta
The sequence above is a segment of the Camelina sativa cultivar DH55 chromosome 10, Cs, whole genome shotgun sequence genome. Coding sequences within it:
- the LOC104718767 gene encoding uncharacterized protein LOC104718767, translating into MATDYNRADDFLFSQQQQECTTGANKYGGLVPKKKPLISKDYKRAFFDSADWALHKQEASIDERTIAAIENLRPKLQRTPRKQLPPRRPTCASGHESLTESSF